A region of Shewanella psychromarinicola DNA encodes the following proteins:
- the hflC gene encoding protease modulator HflC: MGRLALIILVVILGVGFSSMMVVNEGERAIVARFGKVLKDEDVTKVFAPGLHFKLPVVDKVRYMDARIQTLDGAADRFVTSEKKDLMVDSYVKWRIRDFKTYYLSTNGGVKANAESLLQAKISNDLRTEFGRRTIKEIVSGKRDELQNDALENASESAQSLGIEVVDVRVKQINLPANVSISIYQRMRAERQAVAKEHRAEGKEQAEIIRATVDANVTVKIAEAERNALTVRGEGDALSAKIYADTYGKDPEFYSFLRSLEAYKESFSGKNDIMVLEPEGDFFKYMKSSSGK; encoded by the coding sequence ATGGGTAGATTAGCTCTGATCATTCTTGTGGTCATTTTAGGGGTTGGTTTTTCATCTATGATGGTGGTAAACGAAGGCGAACGCGCAATTGTAGCCCGCTTTGGTAAAGTCCTTAAAGATGAAGACGTCACAAAGGTATTTGCTCCAGGCCTTCACTTTAAATTACCCGTAGTGGATAAAGTGCGCTATATGGATGCTCGTATCCAGACATTGGACGGTGCAGCGGATCGTTTTGTTACTTCTGAAAAGAAAGACTTAATGGTCGACTCCTATGTTAAGTGGCGTATTCGTGATTTTAAAACGTATTATCTTTCTACCAATGGCGGTGTTAAAGCCAATGCAGAAAGCTTATTACAAGCCAAAATCAGTAACGATTTACGCACTGAATTTGGTCGCCGGACGATCAAGGAAATTGTGTCAGGTAAACGCGATGAATTGCAAAACGATGCATTAGAAAATGCTTCTGAAAGTGCTCAGAGTCTTGGCATTGAAGTGGTTGATGTACGTGTTAAGCAAATTAATTTACCTGCTAATGTCAGTATCAGTATTTATCAACGTATGCGCGCCGAACGCCAAGCTGTGGCGAAAGAGCACCGTGCAGAAGGTAAAGAGCAAGCTGAGATTATTCGCGCGACTGTTGATGCGAATGTCACGGTTAAGATTGCTGAAGCTGAGCGTAACGCCTTGACCGTTCGTGGTGAAGGTGATGCATTATCGGCAAAAATCTATGCTGATACTTACGGTAAAGATCCTGAGTTTTATAGCTTTTTACGTAGCTTAGAAGCCTACAAAGAAAGTTTTTCCGGCAAAAATGACATTATGGTGTTAGAACCTGAAGGCGATTTCTTCAAATACATGAAATCATCTAGCGGAAAATAG
- the petA gene encoding ubiquinol-cytochrome c reductase iron-sulfur subunit, whose amino-acid sequence MSNAPVDTGRRRFLTAATAVVGGAGAVAVAVPFIKSWNPSAKAKAAGAPVEVNISKVEPGQLIRVEWRGKPVWVVRRTEAVLNNLKTLDSQLRDPASLELQQPEYATNPARSIKPEFFIAVGICTHLGCSPTYLPDSFGEQVEGVTSGFFCPCHGSKFDMAGRVFQGVPAPLNLVVPPHKYIGDANVIIGVDTGAA is encoded by the coding sequence ATGAGCAATGCGCCAGTCGATACCGGACGTCGCAGATTCCTGACAGCCGCAACCGCCGTAGTAGGTGGTGCTGGTGCTGTCGCTGTAGCGGTTCCTTTCATCAAGTCATGGAATCCGAGTGCCAAGGCGAAAGCTGCAGGTGCGCCGGTCGAAGTAAATATTAGTAAAGTAGAACCAGGTCAGTTAATTCGTGTCGAATGGCGTGGAAAACCGGTTTGGGTCGTTCGTCGTACAGAAGCTGTGCTAAATAATCTTAAAACATTAGACAGTCAATTACGCGATCCTGCTTCTTTAGAATTACAGCAACCAGAATATGCAACTAACCCTGCTCGTTCTATTAAGCCTGAATTCTTTATTGCAGTCGGTATTTGTACTCACTTAGGTTGTTCGCCAACTTATCTGCCTGATTCATTCGGTGAGCAGGTTGAAGGCGTGACATCTGGTTTCTTCTGTCCTTGTCATGGTTCTAAATTTGACATGGCTGGTCGGGTATTCCAGGGTGTTCCTGCACCATTAAACCTAGTGGTCCCACCGCACAAATATATCGGTGATGCTAACGTTATCATCGGTGTAGACACAGGAGCGGCGTAA
- a CDS encoding cytochrome b, with the protein MVKNLIDWIDARIPMTATYNRHVGQYATPKNFNFWYFFGSLALLVLVNQLLTGIWLTMNYVPTAEGAFASVEYIMRDVDYGWLLRYMHSTGASAFFFVIYMHMFRGVIYGSYQKPRELLWLFGMLIFLVLMAEAFMGYLLPWGQMSYWGAQVIISLFGAIPIIGDDLTLWIRGDYVISGATLNRFFALHVIALPLVLVVLVFLHLIALHEVGSNNPDGVEIKKNKDENGWPIDGIPFHPYYTVKDIMGVAGFLIVFCYVLFFMPEGGGYFLEKPNFEAANPMKTPDHIAPVWYFTPFYAILRAIPDKLIGVVAMGLSIAVLFILPWLDRCKVKSIRYRSLTHKINIAQFTVSFIILGYLGVVPATPELTIAARVFTFTYFGFFVALWFYSKNEKTKEVPTRVTH; encoded by the coding sequence ATGGTTAAGAATTTAATTGATTGGATTGATGCACGCATCCCAATGACGGCAACTTATAACCGTCATGTGGGTCAGTATGCGACACCAAAGAACTTTAACTTTTGGTATTTCTTTGGTTCATTAGCATTATTAGTATTAGTTAACCAGTTACTGACAGGTATTTGGTTAACCATGAATTACGTACCTACAGCAGAAGGTGCGTTTGCTTCTGTTGAATACATAATGCGTGATGTTGATTACGGCTGGTTACTTCGTTATATGCACTCTACCGGTGCATCGGCGTTTTTCTTTGTGATCTATATGCACATGTTCCGTGGGGTAATTTACGGTTCTTATCAAAAACCAAGAGAGCTCTTATGGCTATTTGGTATGTTGATTTTCCTTGTGCTGATGGCTGAAGCATTCATGGGTTACTTACTGCCTTGGGGACAAATGTCTTACTGGGGCGCGCAGGTCATTATCTCTTTGTTTGGTGCCATTCCTATTATTGGTGATGACCTAACATTGTGGATCCGTGGTGACTACGTTATTTCTGGCGCAACATTAAACCGTTTCTTCGCACTGCATGTTATTGCGTTACCACTTGTATTGGTTGTGTTGGTGTTCTTACACCTAATTGCATTACATGAAGTGGGTTCGAATAACCCAGACGGCGTCGAGATTAAAAAGAATAAAGATGAGAACGGATGGCCCATTGATGGTATTCCATTCCACCCTTATTACACTGTAAAAGATATTATGGGTGTAGCTGGTTTCTTGATCGTGTTCTGTTATGTGCTGTTCTTTATGCCTGAAGGCGGTGGTTATTTCCTTGAAAAGCCAAACTTTGAAGCGGCTAATCCAATGAAGACCCCTGATCACATAGCGCCGGTTTGGTACTTCACACCCTTCTATGCCATTTTGCGTGCAATTCCTGATAAGTTAATCGGTGTTGTTGCAATGGGTCTGTCGATTGCTGTGCTGTTTATTCTGCCTTGGCTTGATCGTTGTAAAGTGAAGTCTATCCGCTACCGTAGTTTGACTCACAAGATCAACATTGCACAATTTACTGTGTCGTTCATCATTCTTGGTTATTTAGGTGTCGTTCCTGCAACGCCTGAGTTAACTATAGCGGCACGTGTATTCACTTTCACTTATTTTGGTTTCTTTGTAGCCTTATGGTTCTACAGTAAAAATGAGAAAACAAAAGAAGTGCCAACGAGGGTGACACACTAA
- a CDS encoding cytochrome c1, whose protein sequence is MKKLLIALVTLLPSLAMAASGHGVHLESANVDLHDKASLERGVDLFQHYCSGCHSTQYQRYERVATDLGISNDDMRNKYMFTNAKIGDLMENAIPTADAAKWFGAAPPDLTLVARVRGADWVYSYLKGFYADETRPFGANNTVFPLVGMPHVLQDLQGLATPHYEKKVIDGVETMELVGLNPATGGKMSAEEYDQAVRDITGFLVYSAEPVQLEREALGWWVLGFLFIFFIIAYLLKKEYWKDVH, encoded by the coding sequence ATGAAAAAGTTATTAATTGCATTAGTTACATTACTGCCATCTCTCGCAATGGCAGCAAGTGGACATGGTGTTCATTTAGAAAGCGCTAACGTTGATTTACATGATAAAGCGTCATTAGAGCGTGGTGTGGATTTATTCCAACATTACTGCTCTGGATGTCACAGCACGCAATACCAACGCTATGAGCGTGTTGCCACTGACTTAGGCATCTCTAACGATGATATGCGTAACAAGTACATGTTCACCAATGCTAAAATCGGTGATCTAATGGAAAATGCCATTCCTACTGCAGATGCGGCTAAATGGTTTGGTGCTGCGCCTCCAGATTTAACGTTAGTTGCTCGTGTACGTGGAGCTGATTGGGTATATTCTTACCTAAAAGGTTTCTATGCCGATGAAACTCGTCCATTTGGTGCCAACAATACCGTGTTCCCATTAGTGGGTATGCCACATGTTTTACAAGACCTGCAAGGTCTTGCAACTCCTCATTATGAAAAGAAAGTAATCGACGGTGTTGAAACGATGGAATTAGTAGGTCTAAACCCTGCTACTGGTGGCAAAATGAGTGCAGAAGAATACGACCAAGCGGTGCGTGATATCACCGGTTTCTTAGTCTATTCTGCTGAACCTGTTCAGTTAGAGCGTGAAGCTTTAGGCTGGTGGGTACTTGGATTCCTGTTTATTTTCTTCATCATTGCTTATTTGTTGAAGAAAGAATACTGGAAAGATGTACACTAG
- the sspA gene encoding stringent starvation protein SspA, with the protein MAVAANKRSIMTLFSGADDLYSHQVRIVLAEKGVTVDVLQVDPSEMPEDLLEVNPYNSVPTLVDRELVLYESRIIMEYLDERFPHPPLMPVYPVSRGQSRLMMHRIDTDWYALVERIRKGEKADAARKELTESLIALAPVFAEMPYFMSEEFGLSDCYLGPLLWRLPVLGIHLDPRTSKDISAYMTRIFERESFKASLTEAEREMRMGM; encoded by the coding sequence ATGGCTGTTGCTGCCAACAAGCGCTCTATCATGACACTTTTTTCTGGTGCCGATGATTTATATAGTCACCAAGTACGTATCGTATTGGCTGAAAAAGGGGTTACCGTTGATGTTTTACAGGTAGACCCAAGTGAGATGCCTGAAGATTTACTTGAAGTAAATCCATACAACTCAGTACCGACCTTAGTTGATCGTGAGCTAGTGTTGTACGAATCACGCATTATTATGGAATATTTGGATGAGCGTTTTCCACATCCTCCATTAATGCCTGTATACCCAGTATCTCGCGGCCAAAGCCGTTTAATGATGCACAGAATCGACACTGACTGGTATGCGCTTGTAGAGCGTATCCGTAAAGGTGAAAAAGCTGATGCTGCGCGTAAAGAGTTAACTGAAAGCTTGATTGCTCTAGCGCCAGTATTTGCTGAAATGCCATACTTCATGAGCGAAGAGTTTGGTTTATCTGATTGTTACTTAGGCCCATTATTATGGCGTCTACCAGTATTAGGTATTCACTTAGATCCTCGTACATCGAAAGATATCAGTGCTTATATGACCCGTATTTTTGAACGTGAATCATTTAAGGCATCGTTAACTGAGGCTGAGCGCGAAATGCGCATGGGCATGTAA
- a CDS encoding ClpXP protease specificity-enhancing factor, whose translation MKPITANRPYLLRAYYEWLMDNHLTPHVVVDAFVNGTQVPQQFVKDGQIVLNIATGAVSNLHMSNDAVEFNARFGGVPQNVYLPMASIVAVYARENGAGTVFDMEDAYMIEGEDDDLSSVPPSMKSVDDTSTLPPSPKSTDPDDKAKRKNHLTVVK comes from the coding sequence ATGAAACCAATAACAGCTAATCGTCCATATTTGTTGCGTGCTTACTATGAGTGGTTGATGGATAACCATTTGACGCCACACGTAGTTGTGGATGCATTTGTTAACGGTACGCAAGTTCCACAGCAATTTGTCAAAGACGGTCAAATCGTCCTGAATATTGCCACCGGAGCTGTGTCTAATCTTCACATGTCCAACGATGCTGTTGAGTTTAATGCACGTTTTGGTGGTGTACCACAAAATGTCTATTTACCTATGGCATCTATCGTCGCCGTTTATGCACGTGAAAACGGCGCTGGCACGGTGTTTGATATGGAAGATGCGTACATGATCGAAGGTGAAGATGATGATTTATCATCTGTACCACCATCAATGAAATCTGTTGATGATACTTCGACATTGCCACCATCGCCTAAATCGACGGATCCAGATGATAAAGCTAAGCGTAAAAACCATTTAACTGTGGTGAAGTAA
- a CDS encoding aminodeoxychorismate/anthranilate synthase component II, protein MLLMIDNYDSFTFNLVQYFQALGQQILVKRNDDITIEQIEALAPTHLIISPGPCTPNEAGISLAAIKHFAGKIPILGVCLGHQAIAQVFGVDVIRAKRVMHGKTSLIEHNQQGLFFQLALPLQVTRYHSLLINHVPNGFRLDAWFDDPIYGREIMAMSHADLGIYSVQFHPESILTQQGHELLDNFLHL, encoded by the coding sequence ATGTTGTTGATGATTGATAATTATGATTCTTTTACGTTTAACTTAGTACAGTACTTCCAAGCGCTTGGGCAACAGATACTGGTTAAGCGAAATGATGACATCACCATTGAACAAATTGAAGCATTAGCACCGACTCATTTAATCATTTCTCCCGGTCCGTGTACTCCAAATGAAGCGGGTATTTCACTTGCGGCGATTAAACACTTTGCGGGTAAAATTCCCATTCTGGGTGTCTGTTTAGGACATCAAGCTATCGCCCAAGTGTTTGGCGTTGACGTTATACGTGCAAAACGTGTTATGCACGGTAAAACCAGCTTGATTGAACATAATCAACAGGGATTATTTTTTCAGTTAGCACTTCCGCTGCAGGTGACTCGCTATCATTCATTGTTGATTAATCATGTTCCCAATGGCTTTAGGCTGGATGCGTGGTTTGATGACCCAATTTATGGTCGTGAAATTATGGCAATGAGCCATGCTGATTTAGGTATTTACAGTGTTCAGTTTCATCCTGAGTCTATATTGACTCAGCAAGGTCATGAACTATTGGATAACTTTTTACATCTATAA